ATCGCGAGGGTGAAATTATCGCTTGGCATATTGGTCAAGAGATTGAAAAGCTTATTAAAGATAAAAGTCGCATTCATCGCATTACCTTTAATGAGATTACCAAGCCTGCAATTCAACAGGCTATTTTAGAAAAAAATCATATTGATTTGGATAAAGTAGCAGCACAACAAGCACGCCGTGTATTAGATCGCTGGGTAGGTTATGAAGTATCTCCAATATTATGGCGCAAATTACAAAAAGGTTTATCTGCCGGACGTGTACAATCTGTTGCCTTACGCTTAATTTGTGAACGTGAAGAAGCTATTCGCAACTTTAAACCTGATGAATACTGGAGTATCACTGGTACATTTGAGCATAATAAAGATAAATTCGATGCTGTATTAACACACATCAATAAGAAAAAAATAGAAATTAAAGATAAAAAGAAAGCGGATGAAGTTGTTGCTGAAATCAAAAAGAACAACTATGTCGTTACTGAAGTAAAAGATAAAAAGCGCATAAAAAATCCAGTTGCACCATTTATGACCAGTACATTGCAACAAGCCGCATTTAATCGCATGGGTTTTTCAGTTAAAAAAACTATGACCATCGCACAAAAGCTATATGAAGGTTTACCATTTAAGGACCCTTCTTCTCCCGTTGCTCTTATTACCTACATGCGTACCGATTCATTACGTTTATCCGATACTGCTATAGGTCAAGCACGTGACTATATAGGCAAAACATTTGATAAGACTTATCTGCCGACAAAAGCAAACGTATATGCAAAAGGCGGCAAAGCACAAGATGCTCATGAGGCAATTCGCCCTATTGATACAAGCATCACTCCGGAAATTGCAAAAAAATACCTTTCTCGCGATGAAGCTCGTTTATATGAATTAATTTGGCAACGTTTTGTTGCATGCCAAATGAAATCGGCAATCTATGCTCAGCGCCAAGTTGTTATTGATGGCGGTAAATATACATTTAAAGTTACCGGTTCAACCTTGATATTTGATGGTTTTTTGAAAGTATATGGCGTCGATGAAGATGAAAAAGAGAAAAAAACTGCCATACCAAAAGATATTAAAGCAAAAGATCCATTGGGTCTGAAAAAAATTAATCCAAAACAACATTTCACTCAACCACCTCCAAAATACTCTGAAGGTTCATTAGTTAAAGAGCTGGAAAAAGAAGGTATTGGCCGACCAAGTACTTATGCTGCAATTTTAAGCACCATTCAAGCACGTAAATACGTTACACTTGAGAAAAAACGATTTATGCCAACTGAACTTGGCATGGCTGTTACAAAAATGTTGGTTGATAATCTACCCAAAATAATGAATGTAAAATTCACTGCATTAATGGAAGAAGATCTAGATAAAATTGCACAAGGCGAACTTGAGCGCGATGCTTTATTGCGTGAATTTTATGCCGCATTCAAAAAAGATCTCGATGCATTTTTGGGCAATGATAAAACAAAAAAAGCTGAACCGACCGATGTACAATGTCCAAAATGTAAGCAACATCAATTAGCAATTCGTTTTGGTAAAGCCGGTGCATTTTTGGGCTGTCTTGGCTATCCCGATTGTGATTTCACTTCAAAC
This genomic interval from Candidatus Dependentiae bacterium contains the following:
- the topA gene encoding type I DNA topoisomerase, with product MKKLLIVESPAKIKTISKFLGSDFKIMSTVGHIMDLPSKKLGVTLNDDTIELEYVPLDRKERVIADICKAAATAQEIYLAPDPDREGEIIAWHIGQEIEKLIKDKSRIHRITFNEITKPAIQQAILEKNHIDLDKVAAQQARRVLDRWVGYEVSPILWRKLQKGLSAGRVQSVALRLICEREEAIRNFKPDEYWSITGTFEHNKDKFDAVLTHINKKKIEIKDKKKADEVVAEIKKNNYVVTEVKDKKRIKNPVAPFMTSTLQQAAFNRMGFSVKKTMTIAQKLYEGLPFKDPSSPVALITYMRTDSLRLSDTAIGQARDYIGKTFDKTYLPTKANVYAKGGKAQDAHEAIRPIDTSITPEIAKKYLSRDEARLYELIWQRFVACQMKSAIYAQRQVVIDGGKYTFKVTGSTLIFDGFLKVYGVDEDEKEKKTAIPKDIKAKDPLGLKKINPKQHFTQPPPKYSEGSLVKELEKEGIGRPSTYAAILSTIQARKYVTLEKKRFMPTELGMAVTKMLVDNLPKIMNVKFTALMEEDLDKIAQGELERDALLREFYAAFKKDLDAFLGNDKTKKAEPTDVQCPKCKQHQLAIRFGKAGAFLGCLGYPDCDFTSNFKRNEDGTLELIQAEAPKLLEEVCPKCGKNLREVRGKFGMFKACSGYPECKFIPQVKASFKCLSCKKGDIIQRKWRGGTMYGCSNYPKCKFAIFSDIEEIPCPECKLPFLMKKFDKDGNITLVCSEKTCGYKKAGVAAA